The following coding sequences are from one Streptomyces sp. NBC_01232 window:
- the rpsJ gene encoding 30S ribosomal protein S10: MAGQKIRIRLKAYDHEVIDSSAKKIVETVTRTGASVAGPVPLPTEKNVYCVIKSPHKYKDSREHFEMRTHKRLIDILDPTPKTVDSLMRLDLPAGVDIEIKL, translated from the coding sequence ATGGCGGGACAGAAGATCCGCATCCGGCTCAAGGCCTACGACCACGAGGTCATCGATTCCTCGGCGAAGAAGATCGTCGAGACGGTGACGCGCACTGGTGCGTCGGTCGCGGGCCCGGTGCCGCTGCCCACTGAGAAGAACGTGTACTGCGTCATCAAGTCGCCGCACAAGTACAAGGACTCGCGCGAGCACTTCGAGATGCGCACGCACAAGCGCCTGATCGACATCCTCGACCCGACCCCCAAGACCGTTGACTCGCTGATGCGCCTGGACCTTCCGGCCGGCGTTGACATCGAGATCAAGCTCTGA
- the rplC gene encoding 50S ribosomal protein L3 yields MAKQIKGVLGEKLGMTQVWDENNRVVPVTVVKAGPCVVTQVRTNDIDGYESVQIAFGEIDPRKVNKPLKGHFAKADVTPRRHLVELRTSDASEYTLGQEITAEVFESGVKVDVTGNSKGKGFAGVMKRHNFRGLGAGHGVQRKHRSPGSIGGCATPGRVFKGMRMAGRMGNERVTTQNLTIHAVDAEKGLLLIKGAVPGPNGGLVLVRTAAKGA; encoded by the coding sequence ATGGCAAAGCAGATCAAGGGCGTCCTGGGCGAGAAGCTCGGCATGACCCAGGTCTGGGACGAGAACAACCGTGTCGTCCCGGTGACCGTGGTCAAGGCCGGACCCTGCGTCGTTACCCAGGTCCGTACGAACGACATCGACGGCTACGAGTCGGTCCAGATCGCCTTCGGCGAGATCGACCCGCGCAAGGTGAACAAGCCCCTCAAGGGCCACTTCGCCAAGGCCGACGTGACCCCCCGCCGCCACCTGGTGGAGCTCCGCACCTCCGACGCCAGCGAGTACACGCTCGGCCAGGAGATCACTGCTGAGGTGTTCGAGTCCGGCGTCAAGGTTGACGTCACGGGCAACAGCAAGGGCAAGGGCTTCGCCGGTGTCATGAAGCGGCACAACTTCCGGGGCCTCGGCGCCGGTCACGGTGTGCAGCGCAAGCACCGCTCCCCCGGTTCGATCGGTGGCTGTGCCACCCCTGGGCGTGTCTTCAAGGGCATGCGCATGGCCGGTCGCATGGGTAACGAGCGTGTCACCACCCAGAACCTGACCATCCACGCGGTTGACGCGGAGAAGGGTCTGCTCCTCATCAAGGGCGCAGTCCCCGGTCCGAACGGCGGCCTCGTCCTGGTCCGTACCGCGGCCAAGGGGGCTTGA
- the rplD gene encoding 50S ribosomal protein L4 — translation MSTIDILSPAGDKAGTVELPSEIFDAKTSVPLIHQVVVAQLAAARQGTHKTKRRGEVRGGGRKPYRQKGTGRARQGSTRAPQFVGGGVVHGPQPRDYSQRTPKKMKAAALRGALSDRARHSRIHVVTGVVEGAASTKAAKTLFGKISERKNLLLVVERADEAAWLSARNLPQVHILEPGQLNTYDVIVSDDVVFTQAAFESFVSGPKADETEGSDA, via the coding sequence ATGAGCACCATTGACATCCTTTCGCCGGCAGGCGACAAGGCCGGTACCGTCGAGCTCCCCTCGGAGATCTTCGACGCGAAGACCAGCGTTCCGCTGATCCACCAGGTCGTTGTCGCTCAGCTGGCAGCTGCCCGTCAGGGCACGCACAAGACCAAGCGTCGCGGCGAAGTCCGTGGTGGTGGCCGCAAGCCGTACCGCCAGAAGGGCACCGGCCGCGCGCGCCAGGGTTCGACCCGTGCGCCGCAGTTCGTCGGCGGTGGCGTCGTCCACGGCCCGCAGCCGCGTGACTACTCCCAGCGGACCCCGAAGAAGATGAAGGCCGCCGCCCTCCGCGGTGCCCTCTCGGACCGTGCGCGTCACTCCCGCATCCACGTCGTCACCGGCGTGGTCGAGGGTGCTGCCTCCACGAAGGCCGCCAAGACGCTGTTCGGCAAGATCTCGGAGCGCAAGAACCTGCTCCTGGTCGTCGAGCGCGCCGACGAGGCCGCGTGGCTGTCCGCCCGCAACCTGCCCCAGGTTCACATCCTGGAGCCGGGCCAGCTGAACACGTACGACGTGATCGTCTCTGACGACGTGGTCTTCACTCAGGCCGCTTTCGAGTCCTTCGTGTCTGGCCCCAAGGCCGATGAGACCGAAGGGAGCGACGCGTAA
- the rplW gene encoding 50S ribosomal protein L23 — MSDATVTSKTFTDPRDLLIKPVVSEKSYALLDENKYTFIVAPGSNKTQIKQAVEAVFSVKVTGVNTINRQGKRKRTKTGFGKRADTKRAIVTLAEGDRIDIFGGQAS, encoded by the coding sequence ATGTCTGACGCGACCGTTACCAGCAAGACCTTCACTGACCCGCGCGACCTGCTGATCAAGCCGGTTGTCTCGGAGAAGAGCTACGCGCTGCTCGACGAGAACAAGTACACGTTCATCGTCGCGCCCGGCTCGAACAAGACCCAGATCAAGCAGGCTGTGGAAGCGGTCTTCTCGGTCAAGGTCACCGGGGTCAACACGATCAACCGTCAGGGTAAGCGCAAGCGCACCAAGACCGGTTTCGGCAAGCGCGCTGACACGAAGCGCGCCATCGTGACCCTCGCTGAGGGCGACCGAATCGACATCTTCGGCGGCCAGGCCTCCTAA
- the rplB gene encoding 50S ribosomal protein L2, giving the protein MGIRKYKPTTPGRRGSSVADFVEITRSTPEKSLVRPLHSKGGRNNTGRITVRHQGGGHKRAYRVIDFRRHDKDGVPAKVAHIEYDPNRTARIALLHYADGEKRYIIAPKALKQGDRIENGPTADIKPGNNLALRNIPVGTTIHAIELRPGGGAKFARSAGASVQLLAKEGTMAHLRMPSGEIRLVDARCRATVGEVGNAEQSNINWGKAGRMRWKGVRPSVRGVAMNPVDHPHGGGEGKTSGGRHPVSPWGQKEGRTRSPKKASSKYIVRRRKTNKKR; this is encoded by the coding sequence ATGGGTATCCGCAAGTACAAGCCGACGACCCCGGGCCGTCGTGGCTCCAGCGTCGCCGACTTTGTCGAGATCACGCGGTCCACGCCGGAGAAGTCGCTGGTTCGCCCCCTGCACAGCAAGGGCGGCCGTAACAACACCGGTCGGATCACCGTTCGCCACCAGGGTGGTGGACACAAGCGCGCCTACCGCGTGATCGACTTCCGTCGTCACGACAAGGACGGCGTGCCGGCGAAGGTCGCGCACATCGAGTACGACCCCAACCGCACCGCGCGCATCGCGCTCCTGCACTACGCGGACGGCGAGAAGCGCTACATCATCGCGCCGAAGGCTCTGAAGCAGGGCGACCGGATTGAGAACGGCCCCACGGCCGACATCAAGCCCGGTAACAACCTCGCGCTCCGCAACATCCCGGTCGGTACCACGATCCACGCGATCGAGCTCCGTCCCGGTGGTGGCGCCAAGTTCGCCCGCTCCGCGGGTGCCTCCGTGCAGCTGCTGGCGAAGGAGGGCACGATGGCCCACCTTCGTATGCCTTCCGGTGAGATCCGCCTGGTCGACGCGCGCTGCCGCGCCACCGTCGGCGAGGTCGGCAACGCCGAGCAGTCGAACATCAACTGGGGCAAGGCCGGCCGTATGCGCTGGAAGGGCGTTCGCCCGTCCGTCCGCGGTGTCGCGATGAACCCGGTTGACCACCCGCACGGTGGTGGTGAGGGCAAGACCAGTGGTGGTCGCCACCCGGTCTCCCCGTGGGGTCAGAAGGAGGGTCGTACTCGCTCGCCGAAGAAGGCTTCGAGCAAGTACATCGTCCGCCGCCGCAAGACGAACAAGAAGCGCTAG
- the rpsS gene encoding 30S ribosomal protein S19 gives MPRSLKKGPFVDDHLVKKVDVQNEAGTKNVIKTWSRRSMIIPSMLGHTIAVHNGKTHVPVFVTESMVGHKLGEFSPTRTFRGHVKDDRKSKRR, from the coding sequence ATGCCGCGCAGTCTCAAGAAGGGGCCCTTCGTCGACGACCACCTCGTAAAGAAGGTGGACGTCCAGAACGAAGCCGGCACCAAGAACGTCATCAAGACCTGGTCCCGTCGCTCGATGATCATCCCCAGCATGCTGGGTCACACCATCGCGGTGCACAACGGCAAGACCCACGTCCCGGTGTTCGTCACCGAGTCGATGGTCGGCCACAAGCTCGGCGAGTTCTCGCCGACTCGCACCTTCCGCGGCCACGTCAAGGACGACCGGAAGTCGAAGCGCCGCTAA
- the rplV gene encoding 50S ribosomal protein L22: protein MEARAQARYIRVTPMKARRVVDLIRGMDATEAQAVLRFAPQAASVPVGKVLDSAIANAAHNYNHPDASTLVISEAFVDEGPTLKRFRPRAQGRAYRIRKRTSHITVVVSSKEGSR, encoded by the coding sequence ATGGAAGCCAGGGCCCAGGCGCGGTACATCCGCGTCACGCCCATGAAGGCCCGCCGAGTGGTGGACCTTATCCGTGGCATGGATGCCACGGAGGCTCAGGCGGTCCTGCGTTTCGCCCCGCAGGCCGCGAGCGTGCCGGTTGGCAAGGTGCTTGACAGCGCCATTGCCAATGCCGCACACAACTACAACCACCCGGACGCCTCCACGCTGGTCATCAGCGAGGCGTTCGTGGACGAGGGCCCGACCCTGAAGCGGTTCCGTCCGCGTGCGCAGGGCCGTGCCTACCGGATCCGCAAGCGGACCAGCCACATCACCGTGGTCGTCAGCAGCAAGGAAGGTTCCCGGTAA
- the rpsC gene encoding 30S ribosomal protein S3, with amino-acid sequence MGQKVNPHGFRLGITTDFKSRWYADKLYKDYVKEDVAIRRMMTSGMERAGISKVEIERTRDRVRVDIHTARPGIVIGRRGAEADRIRGDLEKLTGKQVQLNILEVKNPELDAQLVAQAVAEQLSSRVSFRRAMRKSMQGTMKAGAKGIKIQCGGRLGGAEMSRSEFYREGRVPLHTLRANVDYGFFEAKTTFGRIGVKVWIYKGDVKNIAEVRAENAAARAGNRPARGAQGAGDRPAGRGGRGGERGGRGGRKPQQAAGAEAPKADAPAAAPAESTGTEA; translated from the coding sequence ATGGGCCAGAAGGTAAACCCGCACGGGTTCCGGCTCGGCATCACCACCGACTTCAAGTCGCGTTGGTACGCCGACAAGCTGTACAAGGACTACGTCAAGGAAGACGTCGCCATCCGTCGGATGATGACGTCCGGCATGGAGCGCGCCGGCATCTCGAAGGTTGAGATCGAGCGCACCCGTGACCGCGTGCGTGTGGACATCCACACCGCTCGTCCGGGCATCGTCATCGGCCGCCGTGGCGCCGAGGCCGACCGCATCCGCGGTGACCTCGAGAAGCTCACGGGCAAGCAGGTCCAGCTGAACATCCTCGAGGTCAAGAACCCCGAGCTCGATGCCCAGCTGGTTGCCCAGGCCGTTGCCGAGCAGCTCTCCTCCCGCGTCTCCTTCCGTCGCGCCATGCGTAAGAGCATGCAGGGCACGATGAAGGCCGGCGCCAAGGGCATCAAGATCCAGTGTGGCGGCCGTCTCGGCGGCGCCGAGATGTCCCGCTCCGAGTTCTACCGCGAAGGCCGTGTGCCGCTGCACACCCTGCGCGCGAACGTGGACTACGGCTTCTTCGAGGCCAAGACCACCTTCGGCCGTATCGGTGTGAAGGTCTGGATCTACAAGGGCGATGTCAAGAACATCGCCGAGGTTCGCGCCGAGAACGCTGCGGCCCGTGCGGGTAACCGCCCGGCCCGTGGCGCGCAGGGCGCTGGCGACCGTCCCGCCGGCCGTGGTGGCCGTGGTGGCGAGCGCGGCGGCCGTGGTGGCCGCAAGCCGCAGCAGGCTGCTGGTGCCGAGGCCCCCAAGGCCGACGCTCCCGCCGCCGCTCCGGCCGAGAGCACCGGAACGGAGGCCTGA
- the rplP gene encoding 50S ribosomal protein L16: MLIPRRVKHRKQHHPKRSGMAKGGTEVSFGEYGIQALTPAYVTNRQIEAARIAMTRHIKRGGKVWINIYPDRPLTKKPAETRMGSGKGSPEWWIANVHPGRVMFELSYPNEKIAREALTRAAHKLPMKCRIVRREAGES; the protein is encoded by the coding sequence ATGCTGATCCCTCGTAGGGTCAAGCACCGCAAGCAGCACCACCCGAAGCGCAGCGGTATGGCCAAGGGCGGTACTGAGGTCTCGTTCGGCGAGTACGGCATCCAGGCGCTGACCCCGGCGTACGTGACGAACCGCCAGATCGAGGCGGCTCGTATTGCGATGACCCGCCACATCAAGCGTGGCGGCAAGGTCTGGATCAACATCTACCCGGACCGCCCGCTGACGAAGAAGCCGGCCGAAACCCGCATGGGTTCCGGTAAGGGTTCTCCCGAGTGGTGGATCGCCAACGTGCACCCGGGCCGGGTCATGTTCGAGCTGTCCTACCCGAACGAGAAGATTGCTCGTGAGGCGCTCACCCGCGCTGCTCACAAGCTTCCGATGAAGTGCCGGATTGTTCGGCGCGAGGCAGGTGAGTCGTGA
- the rpmC gene encoding 50S ribosomal protein L29 yields the protein MATGTKASELRELGNEELVGKLREAKEELFKLRFQAATGQLENNGRLKSVRKDIARIYTLMHERELGIETVESA from the coding sequence ATGGCGACGGGAACCAAGGCGTCCGAGCTGCGTGAGCTCGGCAACGAGGAGCTCGTTGGCAAGCTGCGCGAGGCCAAGGAGGAGCTGTTCAAGCTCCGCTTCCAGGCGGCCACGGGTCAGCTGGAGAACAACGGCCGGCTCAAGTCCGTCCGTAAGGACATCGCTCGCATCTACACCCTGATGCACGAGCGTGAGCTCGGTATCGAGACGGTGGAGAGCGCCTGA
- the rpsQ gene encoding 30S ribosomal protein S17, with translation MSENNVTEKTERGFRKTREGLVVSDKMDKTVVVAVEDRVKHALYGKVIRRTNKLKAHDEQNAAGVGDRVLIMETRPLSASKRWRIVEILEKAK, from the coding sequence ATGAGCGAGAACAACGTGACTGAGAAGACCGAGCGCGGTTTCCGCAAGACCCGTGAGGGTCTGGTCGTCAGCGACAAGATGGACAAGACCGTCGTCGTCGCCGTCGAGGACCGCGTGAAGCACGCCCTGTACGGCAAGGTCATCCGCCGTACGAACAAGCTCAAGGCTCACGACGAGCAGAACGCTGCCGGCGTCGGCGACCGCGTCCTCATCATGGAGACGCGTCCGCTGTCGGCGAGCAAGCGCTGGCGCATCGTCGAGATCCTCGAGAAGGCCAAGTAA